In Solanum lycopersicum chromosome 5, SLM_r2.1, the following are encoded in one genomic region:
- the LOC101253897 gene encoding uncharacterized protein: MGKLICDSTASSPVIPWRDPTSTPSSIDLVDQSSPAITPVAVVDTSSWENVSSLEDQQRRHLIKIQSKGVLWKHPQDQNASMVFRLSHGGEVEADGNCLFTACGKSMGVKTVSYARDLRRRTVRRFLEDLGSEKEAIESAIKHMYSPDLKSGWGIHVVQELKLLAKKDDREVLESAISELVHLGMQRELAAESIYKERCIAVDDGPSWAKYMSISGSPDDEYDIITLQYTEDGLLTVDENCDGHAAAFGDDIAIECLATEFKREIFVVQAHGSDAMVDEENCVFFLPHRPKCEICEPPFFLFMKGTGWCGAGADHYEPLIASPSAYVSQEKVALVL; this comes from the exons atgGGGAAACTCATCTGCGACTCAACAGCATCGTCGCCGGTGATTCCATGGCGGGATCCTACCTCTACTCCATCATCTATCGACCTCGTTGACCAATCATCGCCGGCGATCACCCCTGTCGCCGTCGTTGATACATCTTCCTGGGAAAATGTTTCATCTTTAGAGGACCAGCAGAGAAGGCATTTGATAAAGATTCAGTCTAAAGGAGTGCTGTGGAAACATCCTCAGGATCAGAATGCTTCTATGGTTTTCCGGTTGAGCCACGGCGGAGAAGTCGAGGCAGACGGAAACTGTCTTTTTACGGCTTGTGGGAAATCAATGGGGGTTAAAACGGTGTCGTACGCGAGAGATCTGAGACGGAGGACTGTGCGGAGGTTCTTGGAAGATCTTGGATCGGAGAAAGAAGCGATTGAATCGGCGATTAAGCACATGTATTCTCCGGATCTGAAATCTGGTTGGGGTATTCATGTGGTTCAAGAGCTGAAGCTATTAGCTAAGAAGGACGATAGGGAGGTTCTGGAATCGGCTATTTCCGAGCTTGTTCACCTCGGAATGCAGCG AGAATTGGCTGCTGAGTCTATATACAAAGAGAGATGCATAGCTGTGGATGATGGTCCAAGTTGGGCAAAGTACATGTCGATTTCTGGTTCACCTGATGATGAATATGATATCATCACTTTGCAGTATACTGAGGACGGTTTATTAACTGTAGATGAAAATTGTGATGGTCATGCGGCTGCATTTGGAGACGATATAGCTATTGAGTGTCTTGCAACCGAGTTTAAAAGAGAGATCTTTGTG GTGCAAGCTCATGGATCGGATGCAATGGTTGATGAAGAAAATTGTGTCTTCTTTCTGCCACATCGTCCCAAATGTGAAATATGTGAACCTCCTTTCTTCCTTTTCATGAAAGGAACAG GTTGGTGTGGTGCTGGGGCGGATCATTATGAGCCTCTTATTGCTTCTCCTTCAGCTTATGTTTCGCAGGAAAAGGTAGCATTGGTTCTGTAG